A stretch of Bradyrhizobium diazoefficiens DNA encodes these proteins:
- a CDS encoding DUF934 domain-containing protein, translated as MPLVNGGKIVNDGFVKLAVDTPLPEGGDILVPAERFLSEADALLERSGKVGVIWPNNRDIAELVPYLGKLASVALVFPSFRDGRAYSQARLLRERYGYRGDLRATGQVLRDQFVFMLRAGFDSFEVKKPADAEAFMQTAKRYSVFYQPTGDGRITALHRRMQLRHSEGVGT; from the coding sequence ATGCCACTCGTTAACGGCGGAAAAATCGTCAATGACGGCTTCGTCAAGCTTGCCGTCGACACGCCGCTGCCCGAGGGCGGCGATATCCTGGTGCCGGCCGAGCGCTTCCTGAGCGAAGCCGATGCGCTGCTCGAGCGCTCGGGCAAGGTCGGTGTGATCTGGCCGAACAACCGCGACATTGCCGAGCTCGTGCCGTATCTCGGCAAGCTCGCCAGCGTGGCTCTGGTGTTCCCGAGTTTCCGCGACGGACGTGCCTATAGCCAGGCACGGCTGCTGCGGGAACGTTATGGCTATCGCGGGGATTTGCGTGCCACCGGCCAGGTGCTGCGCGACCAATTCGTGTTCATGCTGCGCGCCGGCTTCGATTCCTTCGAGGTCAAGAAGCCGGCCGACGCCGAAGCCTTCATGCAGACCGCCAAGCGCTATTCGGTGTTCTATCAGCCGACCGGCGACGGCCGCATCACGGCGCTGCACCGGCGCATGCAGCTGCGTCACTCCGAAGGTGTCGGCACGTGA
- a CDS encoding nitrite/sulfite reductase has translation MYAYDEIDRTLVNERVLEFRDQVKRRLSGELTEDEFKMLRLQNGVYLQLHAYMFRVAIPYGTLASNQLRALAHVARKYDRGYGHFTTRQNIQFNWIKLAELPDALADLAEVGIHAMQTSGNNMRNVTSDQWAGVAPGEIEDPRIWSELIRQHTTLHPEFSFLPRKFKIAITASDHDRAAIKVHDIGLRLIKNEKGETGFEVLVGGGLGRTPFIGKTIKHFVHGRDLLSYIEAILRVYNQYGRRDNIYKARIKILVHELGIEKFSREVEEEWQQIRNSSLQIDDEVIEDIRSRFIYPAYEKLPHMPDELRQAAADPDFEAWRKNSVAPHKIPGYSIVTISLKPIGAPPGDATAEQMDALADLADKYSFGEIRVGHEQNLALPHVAKRDLPALWKALDRLGLATPNVNLITDIIACPGLDYCSLANARSIPIAQELTRRFANHELANLIGRLHINISGCINACGHHHVGHIGILGVEKNGEEVYQITIGGRADEGAALGNLIGPGVKFDEVADVVEDIVEAYLALRERPEELFVDTVKRLGVEPFKERVYATR, from the coding sequence ATGTATGCTTACGATGAAATCGACCGCACGCTCGTCAATGAGCGCGTCTTGGAATTCCGCGACCAGGTGAAGCGGCGCCTCTCCGGCGAGCTCACCGAGGACGAGTTCAAGATGTTGCGCCTGCAGAACGGCGTCTATCTGCAACTGCATGCCTACATGTTCCGCGTCGCGATTCCCTACGGGACGCTGGCGTCGAACCAGTTGCGTGCGCTCGCCCATGTCGCGCGCAAATATGACCGCGGCTACGGCCACTTCACCACGCGGCAGAACATCCAGTTCAATTGGATCAAACTCGCCGAGCTGCCGGATGCGCTGGCCGATCTTGCGGAGGTCGGCATCCATGCGATGCAGACCTCCGGCAACAACATGCGCAACGTCACCTCGGACCAATGGGCCGGCGTTGCGCCGGGCGAGATCGAGGATCCCAGGATCTGGTCGGAGCTGATCCGTCAGCACACCACGCTGCATCCGGAATTCTCGTTCCTGCCGCGCAAGTTCAAGATCGCGATCACCGCGTCGGACCACGACCGCGCCGCGATCAAGGTCCACGACATCGGTCTGCGTCTGATCAAGAACGAGAAGGGCGAAACCGGTTTCGAGGTGCTGGTCGGCGGCGGTCTCGGCCGCACGCCGTTCATCGGCAAGACCATCAAGCACTTCGTGCACGGCCGCGATCTCCTCAGTTACATCGAGGCAATCCTGCGCGTCTACAACCAGTATGGACGGCGCGATAACATCTACAAGGCGCGCATCAAGATCCTGGTGCACGAGCTCGGCATCGAGAAATTCTCGCGCGAGGTCGAGGAGGAGTGGCAGCAGATCCGCAACTCCTCGCTCCAGATTGACGACGAGGTGATCGAGGACATCCGCTCGCGCTTCATCTATCCGGCCTACGAAAAGCTGCCGCACATGCCGGACGAGCTGCGGCAGGCGGCGGCCGATCCCGATTTCGAGGCGTGGCGCAAGAACTCGGTCGCCCCGCACAAGATCCCGGGCTATTCCATCGTCACCATCTCGCTGAAGCCGATCGGCGCGCCTCCGGGCGATGCCACCGCCGAGCAGATGGATGCGCTGGCCGATCTCGCCGACAAATATTCGTTCGGCGAAATCCGCGTCGGCCACGAGCAGAATTTGGCGTTGCCGCACGTCGCCAAGCGCGATTTGCCGGCGCTGTGGAAGGCACTCGACAGGCTCGGGCTTGCGACACCGAACGTCAATTTGATCACCGACATCATCGCCTGCCCGGGTCTCGATTATTGCTCGCTGGCGAATGCGCGCTCGATCCCGATCGCGCAGGAGCTGACGCGGCGGTTCGCCAACCACGAGCTCGCCAATCTGATCGGCCGTCTCCACATCAACATCTCCGGCTGCATCAATGCCTGCGGCCATCACCATGTCGGCCATATCGGCATTCTCGGTGTCGAGAAGAACGGCGAGGAGGTCTATCAGATCACCATCGGCGGCCGCGCCGACGAGGGCGCGGCTCTTGGCAATCTGATCGGCCCCGGCGTCAAGTTCGATGAGGTCGCCGACGTCGTCGAGGACATCGTGGAAGCCTATCTGGCGCTGCGCGAGCGACCGGAGGAGCTGTTCGTCGACACCGTCAAACGCCTCGGCGTCGAACCCTTCAAGGAGCGCGTCTATGCCACTCGTTAA